The Solanum lycopersicum chromosome 9, SLM_r2.1 genome window below encodes:
- the LOC101262750 gene encoding putative E3 ubiquitin-protein ligase RF298: MIDDNINDDVNEKSLVVLDKEKGSMNKRKSASELPLETLTNSPVSCLTQFHKYKLLDEAPERDTIVEINPLKGGCPQSDAKQKGEMPPDTDWENMITTLLLELLTHNLSTIFQIAVKRIVKYGYSEEIAEWVIMRSGFYHGRKDTVSNVVDGALAVLSRENVFDISKSIVFEDLPSLVNYTLLKMVCVLRQIKTYFPVVEALWWLLIFDLNPMHALTMKGNHLVELRSQESLGDSSFSLNLPRSKTEASNNTQSNSDKQQLSPNSQTWQSKFPIASETLQEHESKNSNVCQAEKGKGSFLPCSEAKSKGPVLEDKSGTGKNSLNSKKDLCRRNTFQFEKNFRSRTSKNIKVNMNACESLVLDKNVNLSFTRATKKNSRSKASTCFKNNHPLEKASYDSPCHSSSITPTSDTSKLQPMQANVNDKDLDSLVVEPTSSKKVLDNTTISSTLLDYYVGIPYDESLGKYVPQNERDEIILLRTSHLKSLQKELQWWSDWANEKVMQATWRLAQDQAELKMLRQEKEDAEKVHQEKQMLEKGTMARIMEMEQAQVNTKSMSETLNSLLKTLEMDNVGLKKDIEALMLSTSENAVNQNNALAKEQEAIKKCQVADMEKHSFEKDLSTFKQEKASLLQQQEKTNKVVDQFKVLLKQEERMKQRLLRQADSLKAEKEQLCVHGKVQRDNFRERVKINMQKYKQDIQKCESEISQLRFQSERSKIEALKRGIPQMTNGLAAFAESSGSNVLNVERECVMCMNEQITIVFLPCAHQVLCEDCNVFHQKKGMDKCPSCRTSIKERISVRFPDSE, translated from the exons ATGATTGATGATAACATCAATGATGATGTCAATGAAAAGTCGTTGGTGGTTTTAGACAAGGAAAAAGGAAGCATGAATAAGAGAAAGTCTGCATCTGAGCTTCCTCTAGAAACTCTTACTAATTCACCAGTGTCATGTCTAACgcaatttcataaatataaactATTAGATGAAGCACCGGAAAGAGACACTATTGTTGAGATTAACCCATTGAAGGGCGGGTGTCCTCAGTCTGATGCAAAACAAAAAGGGGAAATGCCACCAGATACAGATTGGGAGAATATGATAACTACTTTACTTCTGGAGCTTTTAACCCATAATTTGTCCACAATTTTCCAGATTGCAGTCAAGAGGATTGTCAAATATGGATATAGTGAAGAAATTGCTGAATGGGTTATCATGCGGAGTGGTTTTTATCATGGAAGAAAAGACAcagtctcaaatgttgttgaTGGGGCCTTGGCTGTATTGAGTAGGGAAAATGTTTTCGATATTAGTAAATCTATTGTATTTGAAGATTTACCGAGTTTGGTTAATTACACATTGCTAAAGATGGTATGTGTGCTAAGGCAGATTAAGACATATTTTCCAGTTGTGGAAGCATTGTGGTGGCTGTTAATATTCGACTTGAATCCGATGCATGCACTTACAATGAAAGGTAATCATCTGGTTGAGTTACGCAGTCAAGAAAGTCTAGGTGATAGCTCTTTTAGTTTGAATCTTCCCCGATCAAAGACAGAGGCTTCCAATAATACTCAATCAAACTCGGATAAACAGCAGTTGTCCCCAAATTCTCAAACCTGGCAATCCAAATTTCCTATTGCTAGTGAAACCCTTCAAGAACATGAATCTAAAAATTCAAATGTTTGTCAAGCAGAGAAAGGAAAAGGAAGTTTCTTACCTTGTTCAGAGGCTAAATCTAAAGGACCAGTTTTAGAAGACAAATCAGGAACTGGTAAAAACTCCTTAAATTCCAAGAAGGATTTGTGTAGGAGAAATACATTTCAGTTTGAGAAGAACTTTAGAAGTCGTACGAGCAAGAATATTAAGGTAAACATGAATGCCTGTGAAAGTTTAGTTTTGGACAAGAATGTGAACTTATCATTTACTAGAGCAACAAAAAAGAATTCACGCTCCAAAGCATCAACTTGCTTTAAAAACAATCACCCTTTAGAAAAAGCAAGTTATGATAGTCCATGCCATTCTTCATCCATTACACCTACAAGTGACACCTCCAAACTACAACCTATGCAAGCTAATGTAAATGATAAGGATCTGGATTCATTAGTCGTGGAGCCCACGTCTAGCAAAAAGGTCCTAGACAACACAACTATTTCTTCTACGCTTCTAGATTATTATGTTGGTATCCCTTATGATGAGTCTCTGGGGAAATATGTCCCTCAAAATGAGAGagatgaaattatattgttgcGAACTTCCCATTTGAAATCACTACAGAAAGAGCTCCAATGGTGGTCTGATTGGGCAAATGAGAAGGTAATGCAGGCTACCTGGAGGCTTGCTCAGGACCAGGCTGAGCTTAAAATGTTGAggcaagaaaaagaagatgctGAAAAAGTTCACCAAGAAAAGCAAATGTTGGAGAAAGGCACCATGGCAAGGATTATGGAGATGGAGCAAGCACAGGTGAATACTAAGTCCATGAGTGAGACACTTAATTCTCTTCTTAAAACTTTGGAGATGGATAATGTTGGACTAAAAAAGGATATAGAGGCTTTAATGCTCTCCACTAGTGAGAATGCGGTGAACCAGAACAATGCGTTAGCAAAGGAGCAGGAGGCAATAAAGAAGTGCCAAGTCGCAGACATGGAGAAACACTCATTTGAGAAGGATTTATCTACTTTCAAGCAGGAAAAAGCTTCTTTACTGCAACAGCAAGAGAAAACCAACAAGGTTGTGGACCAGTTTAAG GTCCTATTGAAGCAGGAGGAACGGATGAAACAAAGGCTTCTAAGACAAGCTGACTCCCTAAAAGCTGAAAAAGAACAACTCTGTGTTCACGGAAAAGTGCAGCGAGATAATTTTAGAGAAAGGGTAAAGATAAACATGCAAAAGTATAAACAAGATATCCAAAAGTGTGAGAGTGAAATCTCTCAGTTGAGATTCCAATCTGAAAGATCAAAAATAGAGGCACTTAAACGAGGGATTCCACAAATGACAAATGGTTTAGCAGCTTTTGCAGAAAGTTCTGGCTCTAATGTTCTAAATGTAGAGAGGGAATGTGTTATGTGTATGAATGAGCAGATAACAATTGTTTTTCTCCCTTGTGCACATCAAGTCCTTTGTGAAGATTGTAATGTGTTTCACCAAAAGAAAGGAATGGACAAATGCCCTTCCTGTAGGACATCAATTAAGGAGAGAATTAGTGTCCGCTTTCCAGATTCAGAATAG